One window of Curtobacterium sp. 458 genomic DNA carries:
- a CDS encoding inositol monophosphatase family protein — protein MDLSADLDFARSLADTADAISLERFRAADLHVSKKADSTHVTDADQAVERALRERLAAERPDDAFLGEETTADTGADAVSEGHRQWVVDPIDGTANYLRGVPVWATLISLAVDGRPVLGVVSAPALGKRWWAAEGLGAHSFDGPLRVSGIDELGDASLSYNSIQQWDEDDRLDSLVALSRTVWRTRAYGDMWSYMMVAEGVLDVAGEPDLKPWDIAALVPIVEEAGGRFTSLDGDPGPWHGSALATNGLVHDAVVELLRR, from the coding sequence GTGGACCTCAGCGCCGACCTCGACTTCGCCCGCTCGCTCGCCGACACCGCCGACGCGATCAGCCTCGAGCGCTTCCGCGCTGCCGACCTGCACGTGTCGAAGAAGGCCGACAGCACGCACGTCACGGACGCCGACCAGGCGGTCGAGCGTGCCCTGCGGGAGCGACTCGCCGCCGAACGGCCGGACGACGCCTTCCTCGGCGAGGAGACCACGGCGGACACCGGCGCCGACGCGGTCAGCGAGGGGCACCGGCAGTGGGTGGTCGACCCGATCGACGGCACCGCGAACTACCTCCGGGGCGTGCCGGTGTGGGCGACGCTCATCTCCCTCGCCGTGGACGGTCGACCGGTCCTCGGCGTCGTGAGCGCGCCGGCGCTCGGCAAGCGCTGGTGGGCCGCCGAGGGGCTCGGCGCGCACTCGTTCGACGGACCGCTCCGCGTCTCCGGCATCGACGAGCTCGGCGACGCGAGCCTCAGCTACAACAGCATCCAGCAGTGGGACGAGGACGACCGGCTGGACTCGTTGGTCGCTCTGTCCCGGACGGTCTGGCGCACCCGGGCCTACGGCGACATGTGGTCGTACATGATGGTCGCCGAGGGTGTCCTCGACGTCGCCGGCGAACCGGACCTCAAGCCGTGGGACATCGCCGCGCTGGTCCCCATCGTCGAGGAGGCCGGCGGCCGGTTCACCTCCCTCGACGGCGATCCCGGGCCCTGGCACGGCAGCGCGCTCGCCACGAACGGCCTCGTGCACGACGCCGTGGTCGAGCTCCTCCGACGCTGA
- the aroA gene encoding 3-phosphoshikimate 1-carboxyvinyltransferase — protein MAATTHSHQAPAPWTAPRARGPLRGDVALPGSKSLTNRELVLAALADGPSTIRLPLHSRDSALMVAGLRQLGVGIEEVAPGSDGAPGVPNPYGPDLRITPASMHGDVRIDCGLAGTVMRFLPPLAALAIGPVTIDGDPYARKRPMGAIIRALVDLGVDVTDDGDGAMPFSFTGTGTVRGGSLTIDASASSQFVSGLLLSAPRFTEGLHLVHAGERLPSLPHIDMTVEVLRARGVRVDQPAVGEWVVHPGRIAARDVTIEPDLSNAAPFAVAALVAGGTVRIRTWPTETTQVGADLETLLPLWGATVTRDGDDLVFDGGVGVAGGASLPGVELDLTRGGELAPALVALAALADTPSEITGIGHLRGHETDRLAALAADLNRTGGAVHQLDDGLRIEPAPLHGADWAAYDDHRMATAGAVVGLVVDGVAVDDIGSTAKTLPQFPELWASLVASGSDTRSASSGGVTP, from the coding sequence ATGGCTGCCACGACGCATTCCCACCAGGCCCCCGCCCCTTGGACCGCCCCCCGCGCGCGCGGTCCGCTGCGCGGCGACGTCGCGCTGCCCGGGTCGAAGTCGCTGACCAACCGGGAGCTCGTGCTCGCCGCCCTCGCGGACGGTCCGTCCACCATCCGGCTGCCGTTGCACTCGCGCGACTCGGCCCTGATGGTCGCCGGGCTCCGGCAACTGGGGGTGGGCATCGAAGAGGTCGCCCCCGGGTCCGACGGCGCACCCGGTGTCCCGAACCCGTACGGCCCGGACCTCCGGATCACCCCGGCGTCGATGCACGGCGACGTCCGCATCGACTGCGGCCTCGCCGGCACCGTGATGCGCTTCCTGCCACCGCTCGCCGCGCTGGCCATCGGACCGGTCACGATCGACGGCGACCCGTACGCGCGGAAGCGGCCGATGGGCGCGATCATCCGTGCGCTCGTCGACCTCGGCGTCGACGTCACCGACGACGGCGACGGCGCGATGCCGTTCTCCTTCACCGGCACGGGCACGGTCCGCGGCGGCTCGCTGACGATCGACGCATCCGCGTCGTCGCAGTTCGTCTCCGGCCTCCTGCTGTCGGCGCCGCGCTTCACCGAGGGTCTCCACCTCGTGCACGCGGGCGAGCGGCTGCCGAGCCTGCCGCACATCGACATGACGGTCGAGGTCCTCCGGGCCCGTGGCGTGCGCGTCGACCAGCCCGCCGTCGGCGAGTGGGTCGTGCACCCCGGCCGGATCGCCGCGCGCGACGTCACCATCGAGCCCGACCTGTCGAACGCCGCGCCGTTCGCGGTCGCCGCCCTCGTCGCGGGCGGCACGGTCCGCATCCGCACCTGGCCGACCGAGACGACCCAGGTCGGTGCCGACCTCGAGACGCTCCTGCCGCTGTGGGGCGCCACCGTGACGCGGGACGGCGACGACCTCGTGTTCGACGGCGGCGTCGGGGTGGCGGGTGGGGCCTCCCTGCCGGGTGTCGAGCTGGACCTCACGCGCGGCGGCGAGCTGGCCCCGGCGCTCGTCGCGCTCGCGGCCCTCGCGGACACGCCGAGCGAGATCACCGGCATCGGCCACCTCCGTGGACACGAAACGGACCGCCTCGCCGCGCTGGCGGCGGACCTGAACCGGACGGGAGGCGCGGTGCACCAACTCGACGACGGCCTCCGGATCGAGCCCGCTCCCCTCCACGGCGCCGACTGGGCCGCGTACGACGACCACCGGATGGCGACGGCCGGCGCGGTCGTGGGCCTCGTCGTCGACGGCGTCGCCGTCGACGACATCGGCTCGACCGCGAAGACCCTGCCCCAGTTCCCCGAGCTGTGGGCGTCGCTCGTGGCGTCCGGCAGCGACACCCGGTCGGCGTCCTCGGGCGGGGTGACCCCGTGA
- a CDS encoding zf-HC2 domain-containing protein, with the protein MSGCDCSKAKAELEEFLHGELCREDAADIREHMEDCEDCTSEHRVGVVLIETVRRACKETAPEQLRAEVLARIRVEQATH; encoded by the coding sequence ATGAGCGGCTGCGACTGCTCGAAGGCCAAGGCGGAGCTCGAGGAGTTCCTGCACGGCGAGCTCTGCCGCGAGGACGCGGCGGACATCCGCGAGCACATGGAGGACTGCGAGGACTGCACGAGCGAGCACCGCGTCGGCGTCGTCCTCATCGAGACCGTCCGACGTGCCTGCAAGGAGACCGCTCCCGAGCAGCTGCGCGCCGAGGTCCTCGCCCGCATCCGCGTGGAGCAGGCGACGCACTGA
- a CDS encoding LuxR family transcriptional regulator, producing the protein MALTGRRLEVDRIATLAMLPRESAMVVVGDPGSGRSSVLDAVAHRVSLPVVRVGVNGSESHWPLAGVTALFTALDDPRATAHIAHLLQAGSTGGQAPARAGLAAAHDFLEAVHTLTLPPTVVLIDDLDRMDSESQELIAFLAGRLAGTALRVVASVRTVPADGPLAALPALRLEPLSEDDSLTLARTTAAEDANDGVLAVLAQETGGNPGVLREQLAGLSRGQLNGTEPLVLPLRPSKTTEAIASAVLDAAAGRDLDVLARLALVPTATTTGWDRDAIDDLADAGLVTVRGQQVSVTNPLVRSSLYWGTASRDRRAAHTALAAITADTDQRAQAWHRSFVDDVPDAVALLRAARSYVVDGNTTAATALTERALLVGGGTEDEHEALLGVAEVMLANRLLSGAARYLAAIRPFRATVTEVRRLRLQYSVEFLSGDAVHADELLVPADTTDPAETDAVAGLLATVACFRAEVWELDQARDLLHRAEPYLDTASPHTLEIASTARDVIAAVDGTLPADAELHDGLSATVLLGMSDPALLLLAHALSLGERYRSARRVFALVLARGPQTPLVWTEAARYLSADNEVRSGNFRQALRAIDVWEAGSAAAERLREPSRVIAIAWRHFAEGRSAEALDVLDACLAQRSTNRLWGATAKLHALRGQVLLLDGRLEEAAVALEAADAIGRPLRNPVLLRHLADLVEAYVRLGRVDDARAITARLAADHHARPSRWGALVLARSLALVADDTTRETARRRALELFQPHDSQYERARTFAALAAVGTPTERPRLGAAAAAAYEAAGLRRPLVTPAPSVAMPSFGASLVRSGPTASGPVPGTPRSAPDASAAFTSLTAEERAVVQKVTEGYRNREIASSLFMSQRTVELRLTQIYRKVGARSRSHLVALLT; encoded by the coding sequence ATGGCACTCACCGGTCGCCGTCTCGAGGTCGACCGGATTGCGACCCTCGCCATGCTCCCTCGGGAGTCGGCGATGGTCGTGGTCGGCGACCCTGGTTCCGGGCGCAGCAGCGTCCTCGACGCGGTCGCACACCGCGTCTCCCTCCCCGTCGTCCGCGTCGGTGTGAACGGCAGTGAGTCCCACTGGCCCCTGGCCGGCGTGACTGCGCTCTTCACCGCCCTGGACGACCCCCGCGCCACCGCGCACATCGCCCACCTCCTGCAGGCGGGCAGCACCGGTGGCCAGGCCCCCGCCCGCGCCGGGCTCGCCGCTGCGCACGACTTCCTCGAAGCCGTGCACACGCTGACCCTGCCGCCGACGGTCGTCCTCATCGACGACCTCGACCGGATGGACTCGGAGAGCCAGGAGCTCATCGCGTTCCTCGCCGGTCGACTGGCCGGCACCGCGCTCCGCGTGGTCGCGTCCGTCCGCACCGTCCCCGCCGACGGCCCCCTCGCTGCGCTCCCCGCGCTGCGCCTGGAGCCGCTCAGCGAGGACGACTCGCTCACCCTCGCACGGACCACCGCCGCCGAGGACGCGAACGACGGCGTCCTGGCGGTCCTCGCCCAGGAGACCGGCGGCAACCCCGGCGTCCTGCGCGAGCAGCTCGCGGGCCTCAGCCGCGGCCAGCTCAACGGCACCGAGCCGCTCGTGCTGCCGCTCCGCCCCTCGAAGACGACGGAAGCGATCGCCTCCGCCGTGCTCGACGCCGCTGCGGGACGCGATCTGGACGTCCTCGCTCGGCTCGCCCTCGTGCCGACCGCGACCACCACCGGGTGGGACCGCGACGCCATCGACGACCTCGCCGACGCGGGGCTCGTCACGGTGCGCGGCCAGCAGGTGTCGGTCACGAACCCGCTCGTGCGCTCGTCGCTGTACTGGGGCACCGCCTCCCGGGACCGCCGTGCGGCACACACCGCCCTCGCGGCGATCACCGCGGACACCGACCAGCGCGCCCAGGCCTGGCACCGGAGCTTCGTCGACGACGTCCCCGACGCCGTCGCCCTGCTCCGGGCAGCCCGGTCGTACGTGGTGGACGGCAACACCACCGCGGCGACCGCGCTCACCGAACGAGCCCTGCTCGTCGGCGGCGGCACCGAGGACGAGCACGAGGCGCTGCTCGGCGTGGCCGAGGTCATGCTGGCGAACCGGCTCCTCAGCGGCGCGGCGCGGTACCTCGCGGCGATCCGTCCGTTCCGCGCCACCGTCACCGAGGTCCGACGACTGCGCCTGCAGTACTCCGTCGAGTTCCTCAGCGGTGACGCCGTGCACGCCGACGAGCTGCTCGTCCCGGCGGACACGACGGACCCCGCCGAGACGGACGCCGTCGCGGGGCTGCTCGCCACGGTGGCCTGCTTCCGCGCCGAGGTGTGGGAGCTGGACCAGGCGCGGGACCTCCTGCACCGAGCCGAGCCGTACCTCGACACGGCCTCGCCGCACACGCTCGAGATCGCGTCGACGGCCCGTGACGTGATCGCGGCCGTCGACGGAACGCTGCCGGCCGACGCGGAGCTGCACGACGGGCTCTCGGCGACCGTGCTGCTCGGCATGTCCGACCCGGCGCTGCTCCTCCTCGCCCACGCCCTGAGCCTCGGCGAGCGCTACCGCAGCGCACGTCGGGTGTTCGCCCTGGTGCTCGCCCGTGGGCCGCAGACGCCCCTGGTGTGGACCGAGGCGGCGCGGTACCTGTCCGCCGACAACGAGGTGCGCTCCGGGAACTTCCGGCAGGCGCTCCGCGCGATCGACGTGTGGGAGGCCGGCTCGGCGGCGGCGGAGCGGCTGCGTGAGCCGTCGCGGGTGATCGCCATCGCGTGGCGGCACTTCGCCGAGGGTCGTTCCGCAGAGGCGCTCGACGTCCTCGACGCCTGCCTGGCGCAGCGGTCGACGAACCGGCTCTGGGGCGCCACGGCGAAGCTGCACGCCCTGCGTGGCCAGGTGCTGCTGCTCGACGGCCGGCTCGAGGAGGCGGCGGTGGCCCTCGAGGCCGCCGACGCCATCGGCCGCCCGCTGCGGAACCCGGTCCTGCTCCGGCACCTCGCCGACCTGGTGGAGGCGTACGTGCGCCTCGGTCGGGTCGACGACGCCCGGGCGATCACGGCCCGCCTCGCGGCGGACCACCACGCCCGACCGTCGCGGTGGGGTGCGCTCGTCCTCGCGAGGAGCCTGGCGCTCGTCGCGGACGACACGACGCGGGAGACCGCACGTCGCCGCGCGCTCGAACTGTTCCAGCCGCACGACTCGCAGTACGAGCGGGCTCGGACGTTCGCAGCACTGGCCGCGGTCGGGACACCGACCGAGCGTCCGCGCCTCGGTGCGGCGGCTGCGGCCGCCTACGAGGCGGCGGGCCTGCGCCGACCGCTCGTCACGCCGGCTCCGTCGGTCGCGATGCCGTCCTTCGGCGCGTCGCTGGTCCGGTCGGGTCCGACGGCCTCGGGGCCCGTCCCCGGGACGCCGCGGAGCGCCCCGGACGCGTCGGCGGCCTTCACGTCGCTCACCGCCGAGGAACGCGCCGTCGTGCAGAAGGTGACCGAGGGGTACCGCAACCGCGAGATCGCCTCGTCGCTGTTCATGTCGCAGCGGACGGTGGAGCTGCGGCTCACGCAGATCTACCGCAAGGTGGGTGCGCGGTCGCGCTCGCACCTGGTCGCGCTCCTCACCTGA
- the rsgA gene encoding ribosome small subunit-dependent GTPase A — protein MSWWDDVDGDDTDDDEPYGQYESKVRIRPNPKGNRPRTKVRPTYEDAPIGWVTNVDRGRYGVLVGSGGADERVITATKARELGKKSVVTGDHVSLVGDLSGEPGSLARIVKVADRTTLLRRSADDTDEVERVIVANADQMLVVVAAADPEPRTRLIDRYLVAAFDAGLDPILCITKTDLADPAPFLEHFACLSLRIVTSRSDDVPFDALHEVLDDRVTVTVGHSGVGKSTLVNAITGATRATGHVNAVTGRGRHTSSSSIALRVRDGGWIIDTPGVRSFGLGHVDPANVFRAFASHAVPVREPVDGIPLSQAHDWEIVDRVADGELGPTGVERLDSFRALLTGMGAEDPGQE, from the coding sequence GTGAGCTGGTGGGACGACGTCGACGGCGACGACACGGACGACGACGAGCCGTACGGACAGTACGAGTCGAAGGTCCGCATCCGGCCCAACCCGAAGGGCAACCGGCCGCGCACGAAGGTCCGACCGACGTACGAGGACGCTCCGATCGGCTGGGTGACGAACGTCGACCGCGGGCGGTACGGCGTCCTGGTCGGCTCCGGCGGTGCGGACGAGCGGGTGATCACGGCCACGAAGGCCCGGGAGCTCGGCAAGAAGTCGGTCGTCACGGGCGACCACGTCTCCCTCGTCGGCGACCTGTCCGGCGAACCGGGCTCGCTCGCGCGCATCGTGAAGGTCGCCGACCGCACCACGCTCCTCCGCCGCAGCGCCGACGACACCGACGAGGTCGAGCGCGTCATCGTCGCCAACGCCGACCAGATGCTCGTCGTGGTGGCGGCGGCCGACCCCGAGCCGCGGACCCGACTCATCGACCGCTACCTCGTGGCGGCGTTCGACGCGGGACTCGACCCGATCCTCTGCATCACGAAGACGGACCTCGCCGACCCGGCGCCGTTCCTCGAGCACTTCGCGTGCCTCTCCTTGCGGATCGTCACGAGCCGCTCGGACGACGTGCCGTTCGACGCCCTGCACGAGGTCCTCGACGACCGGGTCACCGTCACCGTGGGGCACTCGGGCGTCGGGAAGTCGACGCTCGTGAACGCCATCACCGGCGCGACCCGGGCGACCGGGCACGTCAACGCCGTGACGGGCCGGGGGCGGCACACGTCGTCCTCGTCGATCGCGCTGCGGGTGCGGGACGGCGGCTGGATCATCGACACCCCCGGCGTCCGGTCGTTCGGCCTCGGACACGTCGACCCCGCGAACGTCTTCCGGGCGTTCGCCTCCCACGCGGTGCCCGTGCGGGAGCCCGTCGACGGCATCCCCCTGTCGCAGGCGCACGACTGGGAGATCGTGGACCGGGTCGCGGACGGCGAGCTCGGGCCGACCGGGGTCGAGCGGCTCGACTCGTTCCGTGCACTGCTGACCGGGATGGGCGCGGAGGACCCCGGGCAGGAGTAG
- a CDS encoding sigma-70 family RNA polymerase sigma factor codes for MTTDEPQAAPHDVAGPDDVAAPHDLVEETEAQLDAVQDEDEVLADETTVSESELRALFETQALPFMDQLYGAAMRMTRNPADASDLVQETFVKAFAAFRQFRQGTNLKAWLYRILTNTFINTYRKNQRNPYQGTIDELEDWQLGGAESVTQSISARSAEADAIDHLPSSAVKDALQAIPEDFRMAVYFADVEGFSYQEIADIMKTPVGTVMSRLHRGRRLLRGLLADHARETGIVPDAASTATMRGRGRKPVATSGRVEGKEAR; via the coding sequence ATGACCACCGACGAACCGCAGGCAGCACCGCACGACGTCGCGGGACCGGACGACGTTGCGGCTCCGCACGACCTGGTCGAGGAGACCGAGGCGCAGCTCGACGCGGTCCAGGACGAGGACGAGGTCCTCGCCGACGAGACGACCGTGTCCGAGTCGGAGCTCCGCGCCCTCTTCGAGACGCAGGCGCTGCCGTTCATGGACCAGCTGTACGGCGCGGCGATGCGGATGACCCGCAACCCCGCCGACGCGTCCGACCTCGTGCAGGAGACCTTCGTCAAGGCGTTCGCAGCCTTCCGGCAGTTCCGGCAGGGCACGAACCTCAAGGCCTGGCTGTACCGGATCCTCACGAACACGTTCATCAACACGTACCGCAAGAACCAGCGGAACCCGTACCAGGGCACCATCGACGAGCTCGAGGACTGGCAGCTCGGCGGCGCGGAGAGCGTCACGCAGTCGATCTCGGCGCGCTCGGCCGAGGCGGACGCCATCGACCACCTGCCCTCGTCGGCGGTGAAGGACGCCCTGCAGGCGATCCCCGAGGACTTCCGCATGGCCGTGTACTTCGCGGACGTCGAGGGCTTCTCCTACCAGGAGATCGCCGACATCATGAAGACCCCCGTGGGGACGGTCATGAGCCGTCTCCACCGTGGCCGCCGCCTCCTCCGGGGGCTGCTGGCGGACCACGCCCGTGAGACCGGCATCGTCCCGGACGCAGCGTCGACGGCGACGATGCGCGGACGCGGCCGGAAGCCAGTTGCGACCTCGGGTCGCGTCGAAGGGAAGGAAGCACGATGA
- a CDS encoding GNAT family N-acetyltransferase — MTLAVESVTTWSDADVADVSALVRLLGHEVDPADMRSRLERLTPAAGHRTWLVRGEDGRAVAVAGAQVTWAYASDEPTAQLLLLVVDDSARRHGTGSALLGTFETWAAEQGARRLSAVSAAATDSAHRFYQKRGYHEAGVRYTRIV; from the coding sequence ATGACCCTTGCTGTCGAGTCCGTCACCACCTGGTCCGACGCCGACGTCGCCGACGTCAGCGCCCTCGTCCGCCTCCTCGGCCACGAGGTCGACCCGGCCGACATGCGCTCCCGGCTCGAGCGGCTCACGCCGGCGGCCGGGCACCGCACCTGGTTGGTGCGCGGTGAGGACGGGCGAGCGGTGGCCGTCGCGGGAGCGCAGGTCACGTGGGCGTACGCCTCGGACGAGCCGACGGCGCAGCTGCTGCTGCTCGTCGTCGACGACTCGGCCAGGAGGCACGGCACCGGTTCGGCGCTCCTCGGCACGTTCGAGACGTGGGCCGCCGAGCAGGGTGCGCGTCGCCTCAGCGCGGTCAGTGCGGCCGCGACGGACAGCGCGCACCGCTTCTACCAGAAGCGCGGGTACCACGAGGCCGGAGTCCGGTACACCCGCATCGTGTGA